The sequence ATGTTACGGTAGATGGTGTCTTATGCTGTGGCAAGGAGAATGCAGGAAAGTGCATGGACATTCAAGATTTTTCCTGTGGATATGACTTTGGGCTTAATACATACAGTGGTAATACTACTAAATGCTACCGTTCTTGTTTCTAGCGCCCTTATTAGTTAAAGTATTATATCAAGTCCTTTTGTTGTAGGATTTTTTATTCCTCTAATTTGAAGTATAGGAAATTTCCCAAGTGCCTGGGGAGCACCTTATGTACATCATCATGAACAGTTTTGACGTGTATTATTGGATTTCTTGACCTTTGATCCCTAGACTGAAATTCTTCCACCCCTGAGGAAGATCCTCGTGCtgaaaaaagcaaaatataatagaagaaaaatattatattaggGGTTTTTAACATCTGACACTTGCATGTAATGAAATCTTGTTTCTTTGATGATAGAATGCATTCCAAAtgattttattcaaaattatttattggTAACTGAATTCGAGTGACTCTACAAAGgtttttggtttcattttgtCAAATAAATTTTTGGAATCACTTCTGTTATCATTCTAATCctgtatatttttttcccttcataAGGTGGATTGCATTCTGCTCATCCTCGGGGAAGATACGATGAATTAGAATTTGGAGTATGTATTTAACTTTATGGATAGATTTATATTATGTCAGAGTTATTCTGtacattcttcttctctttgtgAAAATTAGCTTCCCTTTAAGTTTTAGGTCGCATCGTCTCCCTATATTACTTGATATGACAGTTTTAGGGAATGCTGTATGTATTTACTGCTAAGTTATTTGTGGTGATTGCAATTTTGATGAGATAGTGATTTAGTAGGTTCTTGACGGATTGTTGGACGAAGTTGATGAAGTGGAGGATATTCATGCAATAAATGGTCTTGCAAGCCCCTGTGATGATTATCTTTTAGGTGAAAGTTTGTCTATACTGTCTGGTTAATAGTGACATTTACGGTGtgctttctctttccttttgttttctgattttttttttccttccaattGCAGATATTGGATTTACAGGAAAAGCTTCTGAACTGGGTTTTGGTCCTTGTGAAAAATCACATCTGGGAAACTCAAGTTCTGAAAGTCAGTCTCCACGATTAAGTGGCAGTAGTAACGGTGCTGTTGGGATATCTGAATCGTCAACTGTGACTATTCAAGAATTTGAATGCAAGAATAATTCTATTGACAAGGCAGTAACTCATGAGTTTCATGGTGGCTTCAGGAGGAAAAAAAGACATCGAACACCTGTTGAAGGCAATGTCTATCCTGCTTCAATCAATTTACAAAATCTTGAGTTAGATAATGATGAAAAGTCTTTAGTAAGGGAAATAGTGTCTGGTGAAAATGAGAAGCTCTCTGTTGAAGCAACCAAACTTGGTGCTTTTTGTAAGGAAAAAAGACTGCGTAAGCCTACTTTGAGATATATTGAGGAATTTTCAGGTAAGAAGTCAAAAGATTCCAACGAGAGGGAAAATTGTTCTCCTGTTACTGCTACGCAGGATCGCTCAAAGGTCAGATGTCAGAATGAACATCATCATATGAGTCCTGGGATATTGTCATCAGTTCCTGAGGAGGATTCAATTTCAGAAAACCAGACACTGGCTGAATTTAGGACTCAAAGAAAACTTGCAAAGAAGCATGCATCAATTTTGGTAGGAAAAGTTTCAACCCTGCACATATTTATTCCTTCAAcatttaaattatttagaagaaaactcccgtcttttttttcccatctCTCCAGTCGTATGGTTGTTTCTCTTTCCATGTTTGCTTTAATTTACCTTATCAGAAGTTACTAGTCTGATAAACAGTGAAACAGTGAAATTTAAGTATGACAGGTAGTCCATGAGGCACCGTTGTCTCTGGATCACCCTCTTAAAACATGTGAGAGATTATTCATAGCCATCTGCAGATTGCTGtgtatttttcatgtaggCTTGGAGAATGTGAGGACTAGCCTGTGAGTCTATTATCCTTCGTGCTTGTTAAATAGTGTTGCGTTAGCTGTGAGTTACCTATTATATTCTGCATCTTTTGTAGAGAATGTGTTGCTGCATTTCTGTAGTTTTAAAATCTATTGATTTCAGGGGTACTGATACATTGATTTCAGGATATGTGTTGCAACCTGTTTCTTAGGTTGCAAAACTTGTTTTTTGGATCTACCCTCTGGGTAATGGCGTTCTTTGCTTTGCATTGAAGGGCACAGCTGTTGTGATGTTCATTgactggaaaagaaaaaaaaaacatagaaatcagtgtgtattattttttctttctttagaCAACTAGGATTATCAGTAGTACTGTGTTTTTCCTCTTTGAGTCGTGTAATGCCACGGTTTCAGAAGTTTAATTGTCTGTATTATTCTGCACAGGCGCTTGAGTCTGATGAGCAACCTATTACATCTGAGTCTGAAGATGACCAtgtaccaaaaaaaagatCTAGAAAGCACGATCGAAGGAAGCATCAAAGGATGTGGACTCTCTCTGAGGTGACGACATTGGTTGATGGTATTTCTGAATATGGAGTTGGACGATGGACAGATATTAAGAGGGTCCTATTTTCGTCTTCTGCTTATCGCACGCCAATAGATCTCAGGGTACATTGCAGTTCTCTAACAAAGGGAATAGTATGCTCTCCATTTGCACAGAAAATGGAGAGGGCCAGTTCTTCAATCCGAACCTCCCAAAGGGGCAGGGCCCCCTGAATTGGGGACAGGCCCATGAAGGCCTGACAAGCAATCTATGGTCCAGATTTTTACTGGCTTTCTCCATTTTGTGCTGTACCGGAGAGAAACTGGATTTCAATTAAACAGGTGTCTTTGtgttttaatttctaattctCTTTGCTACTTGTGCACGCTGCAGGACAAATGGAGAAATCTTTTAAGAGCTAGCTgtggaaagaaaatgaagaaagaggCTAGATTTCTatctatttatatttttatattttgggtACGTGAAACTGTCATGCAAACTAAACTTGTCTAGATGGTTTGGCTGACACAGGTTGAGCAAAAGGAGATGCGAGCTTTACCAAAGTCTTTGGTACGCCGTGTCCGTGAGCTGGCGACGGTACACCCATATCCTAGGCAGCGTGGCAAGAAGTTTGCCCCTCCCATACTTCCTACTCCCAGTAAAAGTGCTTCATCTGACCTAATCAGAAAGTATGTCCGAAGGAAGAATCGATCTTGAAGTTCAATATCCCTGTTGCAGTAAATCAATAGTCAGGAATGTACCAAAGTTTAGTTGTAAAAAGTCTCTTTTCTCATCAACAATCTTCTGTTCTTAACATGGAGCAATTGGATcctcaggaaaaaaaaaataatgattaCAAGCTCTCTGCACCAGTTGGGCCAAATTTTCTGTTGTAATAGCGTTTTGAGATGTTTAGGTATGCTCAAGCAAGAGTAGTTTGTATTTGACATTATTGAACACACCCCTTCACCTTTCTAGGAATTTACTTTGGATAGTTTCAAAACCATGGCTGCATGCTCTGTTTGATCAGGTATTAGTTGTTTTTGGCTCTAAATGTGCTAGTGGTTACCTATAACAAGTTATTTAGAGGCGTTATAATCGCTGACAGTTGCGATTTTTCCCGGtaatgttttcaaatatgGTATAGGTAACTCGTGACATCATTGATGCCATTTGTAAATAGGTTGCTTTGAGGAGTTGAATTTTGCGTGAAATCCTGCAAAAGGGTATTCATTTTTggaattcaatttttctctTGCATCAACactcaaaaacaaagaagcaaGGAAAGAAATAATTCAACTGCAACATTTATATACATAcgaacacacacacacatatatatataaaataatggtTTGCAATTCCTTGCATAAGCTTCAAATTTGTTTACATCCATGTAGTTCTGATATGAGCGTTAGAACATAGCAGTTTTCCCAAAACGAAAGTTAACACAGCAAATCTTATGTAGCCACTTGATATGAGACTTTTTAAATCCATTAAGAATTTTGCCATGATCAGTCGCCCAAGCTCAGTTGGCAATTTCTCACCATTTATGTGATATGGTCAGGAATTATTCTTACGCGTGGGCGACTGACTATAACACAATTCAACTATATAAATCGCTGTCGGACTCCAGACTATACCAGATAATTTTTATAAGATTACAGGCAAAGCGCAAATCACCATCCATACAAAAGCTTATAGGAGAATATACCAAAGCCCAAGTAGAGCTAATAACTAGTGTTCACACCAAACTAACATCACATAGGATTTCCCATCCATGCAGGACCAGCTTTTATTTACCCATttccaccatcaccaccatctCCTTGAGAAGAGCCATTGGGGTCATTGAAATGCTGTCTAGGTATGCTGTGGTGGTTGTCGACATTGTGGTTGTCCAAACTGCTTCTTGGGTACTTTCCAATGCTATTTTCCATGGATTTTCCGCTTTCGACATGCCTGTGTGGCTGCTCTTCTTGTCCATACGTTCGTCCCAACATAGCCCTCCTTGGCCCTGCTGCCAAGCAATAGCTGGCCATGAACAtcacaaccaaaaagaatGCCACCACCTTCATTTCAAAACTTGGTACTATTAGTTAGAGCAAAGGTTTTTGAACATAAACTTGTATACAACTTTGATTTTTGAGCAAAGGGTTTGTGGTAGTTTAGAGGTTCAATTTCGTCACAAAAACCCAAGTGGAAATAGATGAAGAGAGAATGTGaggtggtttttttttttcgggagAGTATGCTGCTTTATATAGAGGAACTGAggaataaaaaatagagatatttagtcatatacccattattagcactaaaattataaataaatcttaCACtgtaatttctataaacaaacaaaaaaaaaaacttcaaaaaatgacaattggccctattgaatttaaatttgattattaaattactttgatgccttattgagtgttttaggcttttttatgaggattttgggttgagtttgttttaagaaatcaacggtagttttgtaatttaaaaaaatttaaaagcctttttgttatgttgtaaatgagctttaagtgtgtttctaaagtccatttaatatagatttttttataatttgagttcctatattgggtataatagtgaattttcttaaaaaataacGATTTCGgtt comes from Prunus dulcis chromosome 6, ALMONDv2, whole genome shotgun sequence and encodes:
- the LOC117631187 gene encoding uncharacterized protein LOC117631187 isoform X2; this encodes MDHEAHSRNKFVNMKSQRVKVEGSFAPALEDETETIEHLLAEPKSEYVTVDGVLCCGKENAGKCMDIQDFSCGYDFGLNTYSGLHSAHPRGRYDELEFGVLDGLLDEVDEVEDIHAINGLASPCDDYLLDIGFTGKASELGFGPCEKSHLGNSSSESQSPRLSGSSNGAVGISESSTVTIQEFECKNNSIDKAVTHEFHGGFRRKKRHRTPVEGNVYPASINLQNLELDNDEKSLVREIVSGENEKLSVEATKLGAFCKEKRLRKPTLRYIEEFSGKKSKDSNERENCSPVTATQDRSKVRCQNEHHHMSPGILSSVPEEDSISENQTLAEFRTQRKLAKKHASILALESDEQPITSESEDDHVPKKRSRKHDRRKHQRMWTLSEVTTLVDGISEYGVGRWTDIKRVLFSSSAYRTPIDLRDKWRNLLRASCGKKMKKEVEQKEMRALPKSLVRRVRELATVHPYPRQRGKKFAPPILPTPSKSASSDLIRKYVRRKNRS
- the LOC117631187 gene encoding uncharacterized protein LOC117631187 isoform X1, which encodes MDHEAHSRNKFVNMKSQRVKVEGSFAPALEDETETIEHLLAEPKSEYVTVDGVLCCGKENAGKCMDIQDFSCGYDFGLNTYSGGLHSAHPRGRYDELEFGVLDGLLDEVDEVEDIHAINGLASPCDDYLLDIGFTGKASELGFGPCEKSHLGNSSSESQSPRLSGSSNGAVGISESSTVTIQEFECKNNSIDKAVTHEFHGGFRRKKRHRTPVEGNVYPASINLQNLELDNDEKSLVREIVSGENEKLSVEATKLGAFCKEKRLRKPTLRYIEEFSGKKSKDSNERENCSPVTATQDRSKVRCQNEHHHMSPGILSSVPEEDSISENQTLAEFRTQRKLAKKHASILALESDEQPITSESEDDHVPKKRSRKHDRRKHQRMWTLSEVTTLVDGISEYGVGRWTDIKRVLFSSSAYRTPIDLRDKWRNLLRASCGKKMKKEVEQKEMRALPKSLVRRVRELATVHPYPRQRGKKFAPPILPTPSKSASSDLIRKYVRRKNRS
- the LOC117631187 gene encoding uncharacterized protein LOC117631187 isoform X3; its protein translation is MDIQDFSCGYDFGLNTYSGGLHSAHPRGRYDELEFGVLDGLLDEVDEVEDIHAINGLASPCDDYLLDIGFTGKASELGFGPCEKSHLGNSSSESQSPRLSGSSNGAVGISESSTVTIQEFECKNNSIDKAVTHEFHGGFRRKKRHRTPVEGNVYPASINLQNLELDNDEKSLVREIVSGENEKLSVEATKLGAFCKEKRLRKPTLRYIEEFSGKKSKDSNERENCSPVTATQDRSKVRCQNEHHHMSPGILSSVPEEDSISENQTLAEFRTQRKLAKKHASILALESDEQPITSESEDDHVPKKRSRKHDRRKHQRMWTLSEVTTLVDGISEYGVGRWTDIKRVLFSSSAYRTPIDLRDKWRNLLRASCGKKMKKEVEQKEMRALPKSLVRRVRELATVHPYPRQRGKKFAPPILPTPSKSASSDLIRKYVRRKNRS